A stretch of DNA from Streptomyces sp. NBC_01197:
GCACCATCAGGATCGCCCGGGCGGAGTGTCGAGCCCGGGTACCGCAGGACATCGATAGTGAGGTGGTCTCCGGTCAAGCAACCGCGATCCCCGCAATCCACGCCCTCTCCCGGGCGTGCACGCGGAAACAGAAGGCCGACACAGTACGAGAGTCGGCAGATGGTGTAGCAGTTCCTTCGGGGCCCGGGTGCCAGATGGCATCCGGGCCCCTCAACGCGTTCCACAGAGAGGTGAAATGACAGCAGACGACTCGTTCGGCCGTCTCGACGACGACGACTACCCCGCCTACACCATGGGCCGGGCCGCCGAAATGCTCGGCACCACGCAGGGTTTTCTCCGCGCCATCGGCGAAGCCCGCCTCATCACCCCGCTGCGCTCCGAGGGCGGCCACCGCCGCTACTCCCGCTACCAGCTGCGCATCGCCGCCCGCGCCCGCGAACTCGTCGACCAGGGCACACCCATCGAGGCCGCCTGCCGCATCGTCATCCTCGAAGACCAGCTCACAGAAGCCCAGCGCATCAACGCCGAACACCACCGCGCCGCCGAAGCGGAGCACCCGCCGTCCGCAAGCTGAGATGGTGTGTGTCCGCCCGCGCCTGACGCGTATGGCGCCCCCTGGGCGGGCTGCCTTTCGACTGGTTTGGCCACGAACGGTGGGTGCCGGCAGCCAGGCGACAGTGGTGGGAGCTGGGGCACTCCTGGCAGGGCCGCGCAGCAGCGGGTTGTGCGGCCCTGTCTGTGTTGGGACCGGCATACGCCCTGATGGGCCGCTGCCCGACAGGAGGGTGCCGCGGCGGTGGTTGCGCCTTGCGGGCCGCAAATGGCGACCGCTCCTGCTGGAACGTTGTGTTGCGGGTAGGGCAATATCTATTGCCGTGAGGCGAGATTTAAATGTTTCGCACGGGCATTTTGTTTAACGCAGCGGACCGAGTGGTTTTATTGACTGTACGCACGCCGCTACCGCGTGCTATTGTCGGCCCCAGTTGCAGTCGTGGTTCCCAAAAACTTCAACGCTTTTGTCGCTATTTTAACTGCGGGAAGCGTTCTTTATTTCCGGTTATTCTCCGGCGGGGCATCATCGCGGCGACCCGGTATCCGTGGCTGCGGGTGCCGGCGTACTGCCCCAAGGGAGATATGACATGGCGTCTGGCACTGTGAAGTGGTTCAACGCGGCTAAGGGTTTCGGCTTCATCGAGCAGGACGGTGGCGGCGCTGACGTGTTCGCCCACTTCTCGAACATCGCCGCCCAGGGTTACCGCGAGTTGCTCGAAGGCCAGAAGGTGACCTTCGACATTGCGGCGGGCCAGAAGGGCCCGACGGCCGAGAACATCGTTCCCACCTGACACTGAAGCACACTTCGTAGCTGGGGCCCGCATCCCTCGGGGTGCGGGCCCCAGCTACGGGCATTTCCCTCAGTGGTGCCACTGTGGGAATGCCACCGCTCTCAGTTCTTTCCCCCAGGGGTGCGCGTCTCTTCTGAGCCGCACCCGTCGACGTCCGGGATCTCACGCCCAGATGACGTCACCCATTTCAGCGCCTGCATCCCGCACCGCATTCACTGCAAAGCGGCTTCGCTTTCGCATTCCATTTCGGCCCGTTCTTGTGATTCCCCGCG
This window harbors:
- a CDS encoding helix-turn-helix domain-containing protein, with the translated sequence MTADDSFGRLDDDDYPAYTMGRAAEMLGTTQGFLRAIGEARLITPLRSEGGHRRYSRYQLRIAARARELVDQGTPIEAACRIVILEDQLTEAQRINAEHHRAAEAEHPPSAS
- a CDS encoding cold-shock protein, whose amino-acid sequence is MASGTVKWFNAAKGFGFIEQDGGGADVFAHFSNIAAQGYRELLEGQKVTFDIAAGQKGPTAENIVPT